Part of the Halopenitus persicus genome is shown below.
TCGGACTCCGACGGCCGCTTCTCACGCTCCCGCGTCGGTCCGGAGTCGCGTCTCCGTCCCGCAAGCGTTGCGTCCCCGTCTCGCAAGCTTTTAGCGCGTACCCGCGTATCGGCACGTATGGCCAGTTTCGACGCCGCGAAGAAGCGAACGCTCGAGAAGCTCGTGTGTATGCGCTGTAACGCCCGCAACCCGAAGGACGCCGACGAATGCCGCAAGTGCGGGTACA
Proteins encoded:
- a CDS encoding 50S ribosomal protein L40e, whose protein sequence is MASFDAAKKRTLEKLVCMRCNARNPKDADECRKCGYKNLRPKATERRAA